From a region of the Nocardioides ginsengisegetis genome:
- a CDS encoding alpha/beta hydrolase, translating into MSRSISRRSLILGGTAVVGVAAVAGAGVGIERRVLPGRPWLQQHLGLNGDPGTVPDIEPGPVVSGSFTSRHRLGAETGWSLVMPPVSTGILPLVVALHGLGEDHATLTGPSFGLGRYLAQYVAQGGEPFAIATVDGGTSYWHPRPSGEDASAMVTDELLPRLAGHGVATHRYGLIGWSMGGYGALRLAGLLGNEVVPAVVASSPALWTDADDASDSGFSSPEEYEQNTVFGHQSDLAGIAVRIDVGTGDPFFPAVVDYVAGFPDGTVVAINEPGGHDTGYWRRMLPEQLAFLGASLGA; encoded by the coding sequence ATGTCTCGGTCGATCAGCCGCCGTTCGCTCATCCTGGGCGGCACCGCCGTGGTCGGGGTCGCCGCGGTGGCCGGCGCCGGCGTCGGGATCGAGCGGCGCGTGCTGCCCGGCCGACCCTGGCTCCAGCAGCACCTGGGGCTCAACGGCGACCCCGGCACCGTCCCCGACATCGAGCCGGGGCCGGTCGTCAGCGGCTCGTTCACCTCGCGGCACCGCCTCGGCGCCGAGACGGGCTGGTCGCTCGTGATGCCGCCCGTCAGCACCGGCATCCTCCCGCTGGTCGTCGCCCTGCACGGCCTCGGCGAGGACCACGCGACCCTGACCGGCCCGTCGTTCGGGCTGGGCCGCTACCTCGCCCAGTACGTCGCCCAGGGGGGCGAGCCGTTCGCGATCGCGACGGTCGACGGCGGCACGTCGTACTGGCACCCGCGCCCCTCCGGCGAGGACGCCTCGGCAATGGTCACCGACGAGCTGCTCCCGCGGCTCGCCGGCCACGGCGTCGCCACCCACCGCTACGGCCTGATCGGCTGGTCCATGGGCGGGTACGGCGCCCTCCGCCTCGCCGGCCTGCTCGGCAACGAGGTCGTCCCGGCGGTGGTCGCGTCGAGCCCGGCCCTGTGGACGGACGCGGATGACGCGTCCGACTCGGGCTTCTCCAGCCCCGAGGAGTACGAGCAGAACACCGTCTTCGGGCACCAGTCCGACCTGGCCGGCATCGCCGTGCGCATCGACGTCGGCACCGGCGACCCGTTCTTCCCCGCCGTCGTGGACTACGTCGCGGGCTTCCCGGACGGCACCGTGGTCGCCATCAACGAGCCGGGCGGGCACGACACCGGCTACTGGCGCCGGATGCTGCCCGAGCAGCTGGCCTTCCTCGGGGCGAGCCTCGGGGCGTGA